A region from the Riemerella anatipestifer genome encodes:
- the dacB gene encoding D-alanyl-D-alanine carboxypeptidase/D-alanyl-D-alanine endopeptidase, giving the protein MAKFLIFILTFFYSLGVAQSIKDKLDKATKAFLNSPKMYAANMSFYVADENGNFIYEYQGNKGLSTASTQKIFTAATALELLGKDYKYKTKAVYDGVLERNILKGNIYIISNGDPTLGSWRYEGYKPEDFLEKFYTALKNQGIKKVEGNLIIDDTYFDFQTTPGGWAWNDIGNYYGAGVWGVNWRENQFDIDIEGGASIGKPTKIKSFSYPLVQVKWFNELTSAVSNSGDKSLIYTAPYSSVASINGTLPAQKTTKISGATPNPPVQLGAEMVNCIKSKGIEFSGEVITGRQLLLDGKSVPSVTGKPFFEYESPELSKIVYWFLRKSVNLYGETFIKTLGKEQNNDSSFSSGVSVLKNFWKSKGIHTAMINFTDGSGLSPQNYASARAEVQALLWAQKQPWFNEFYNALPIYNDMKMKSGTIKDAKGYTGYHTSKNGKKYVFSIIVNNYDGDGINNELFSILNNLK; this is encoded by the coding sequence ATGGCTAAATTTTTGATTTTTATATTAACATTTTTTTACTCTTTAGGGGTAGCTCAAAGCATTAAGGATAAGCTAGATAAAGCAACTAAAGCATTTTTAAATTCTCCTAAAATGTACGCTGCTAATATGTCTTTTTATGTAGCAGATGAAAATGGAAATTTCATCTATGAATATCAAGGAAATAAAGGGCTTTCTACCGCTAGTACACAGAAGATATTTACTGCTGCTACGGCTTTGGAGCTTTTAGGGAAAGATTATAAATATAAGACTAAAGCCGTTTATGATGGCGTTTTAGAAAGGAATATTTTAAAGGGAAATATTTATATTATCTCCAATGGAGACCCTACTCTTGGAAGTTGGAGGTACGAAGGTTATAAACCCGAAGATTTTCTAGAAAAGTTTTACACAGCTTTAAAAAATCAAGGTATCAAGAAGGTAGAAGGTAATTTAATTATAGATGATACTTATTTTGATTTTCAAACCACGCCAGGAGGTTGGGCTTGGAACGATATAGGCAATTATTATGGTGCTGGCGTTTGGGGCGTTAATTGGAGAGAAAATCAGTTTGATATAGATATTGAGGGAGGAGCTTCTATTGGTAAACCTACAAAAATTAAGTCTTTTTCTTATCCTTTGGTACAGGTGAAATGGTTTAATGAGTTAACTTCAGCGGTTTCAAATTCGGGAGATAAAAGTTTAATTTATACCGCTCCATACAGTTCTGTGGCGAGTATCAACGGAACACTTCCTGCTCAAAAAACGACTAAAATTTCGGGAGCAACGCCTAATCCGCCAGTTCAGTTGGGTGCAGAAATGGTTAATTGCATTAAATCTAAAGGGATAGAGTTTTCGGGAGAAGTCATAACGGGTAGACAATTACTTTTAGATGGAAAATCTGTTCCGTCTGTTACAGGCAAGCCTTTTTTTGAATATGAATCTCCTGAGTTGAGTAAAATAGTCTATTGGTTTTTGAGAAAAAGTGTTAATCTTTACGGAGAAACCTTCATTAAAACTCTAGGAAAAGAACAAAATAATGATTCTAGTTTTTCCAGTGGTGTTTCGGTGCTGAAAAACTTTTGGAAATCTAAAGGCATTCATACTGCGATGATTAATTTTACAGACGGTAGTGGATTGTCGCCTCAGAACTATGCTTCGGCTAGGGCAGAAGTTCAGGCTTTACTTTGGGCTCAAAAGCAACCTTGGTTTAATGAGTTTTATAATGCATTGCCTATTTATAATGATATGAAAATGAAAAGCGGTACAATAAAAGATGCCAAAGGTTATACAGGTTATCATACTTCTAAAAATGGTAAAAAGTATGTCTTTTCTATTATCGTGAATAATTATGATGGAGATGGTATCAATAATGAATTGTTTTCAATTCTTAATAACCTTAAATAA
- a CDS encoding sensor histidine kinase: MKKNRNIFSKVNFLVVFLLFSTVVFALIIYSVVIVRDLRQKETANMAVFAKAMRFLQDENQGDVRMLELVQEIITTNDNIPIIVTNHQGEPIKEFVKNIPDKIKDNPKALKIRLEEMKEGYPPFELQISEGNIQYLYFDNSDLMNNLRYYPALLGFFILLYLLFAYWFFKIVKKTDEGYLWAGLAKETAHQIGTPLSSMIGWIEILRMEHENSVGVQEIEKDIHRLTTISERFSKVGSVPELNDFNLNETLQQNYDYLKTRISKKVEFNIVLPSKEVLIPHNRILMSWVIENLIKNAVDAMKGDGKLELKLYQKNKKIIIDIQDTGCGMSAKQVRNVFNPGYSTKKRGWGLGLSLSKRVIKDYHKGDIKVAHTEIGKGSVFRIEMFI; the protein is encoded by the coding sequence ATGAAAAAAAACAGAAACATATTCTCTAAAGTCAATTTTTTAGTGGTTTTTCTGCTGTTTAGTACGGTTGTATTTGCTCTTATCATTTACTCTGTGGTTATTGTGAGAGATTTAAGGCAGAAAGAAACGGCTAATATGGCGGTTTTTGCCAAAGCTATGAGGTTTTTACAAGATGAAAATCAGGGAGATGTAAGAATGTTGGAACTGGTTCAGGAAATTATTACCACTAATGATAATATCCCAATTATTGTAACTAATCACCAAGGAGAACCAATTAAAGAATTTGTTAAGAATATTCCTGATAAAATTAAAGATAATCCAAAGGCTCTGAAGATTCGCCTAGAGGAAATGAAAGAAGGATATCCACCTTTTGAGTTGCAAATTTCGGAAGGTAATATACAGTATCTTTATTTTGATAATTCGGATTTGATGAATAACCTTAGATACTATCCTGCATTGCTTGGTTTTTTCATTTTATTGTATCTGTTGTTTGCCTATTGGTTTTTTAAAATCGTAAAAAAAACAGACGAAGGCTATCTTTGGGCAGGATTGGCTAAGGAGACGGCACATCAAATAGGAACGCCGCTTTCCTCTATGATAGGTTGGATAGAAATTCTAAGAATGGAGCATGAAAACAGCGTTGGAGTACAGGAGATAGAAAAGGATATACATAGGCTTACCACAATATCAGAGCGTTTTTCTAAGGTAGGTTCAGTCCCAGAGCTTAACGATTTTAACCTCAATGAAACTCTACAGCAAAACTATGATTATCTTAAAACTCGTATTTCTAAGAAAGTGGAATTTAATATAGTTTTACCATCTAAGGAAGTGCTGATACCTCACAATCGTATTCTGATGAGTTGGGTCATAGAAAATCTTATTAAAAATGCGGTAGATGCGATGAAAGGTGACGGTAAATTAGAATTGAAATTGTATCAAAAAAATAAAAAAATCATTATAGATATACAAGATACAGGTTGTGGTATGTCTGCAAAACAAGTAAGAAATGTTTTTAACCCAGGATATTCTACTAAGAAGAGAGGTTGGGGATTAGGATTATCTCTATCTAAAAGAGTGATTAAAGATTACCATAAAGGCGATATAAAAGTTGCCCATACAGAGATTGGTAAAGGAAGTGTTTTTAGGATAGAAATGTTTATCTGA
- a CDS encoding NAD-dependent epimerase/dehydratase family protein — MESKNEKILITGALGQIGTELTAKLVEIYGKENVIASGIDKWREGITTAGHYERIDVTNFKLLEDFIKENKITTVYHLASLLSGTSEKQPLFAWKLNLEPLLHLCELAKEGYLKKIFWPSSIAVFGKGIPKHNVGQDVVLNPTTVYGISKMAGEKWCEYYHDKYGVDVRSIRYPGLISWKAPAGGGTTDYAVEIFYEAVEKGEYQCFISENTAMPMLYMDDAINATIKLMQEPAENISVWGSYNLGGMSFTPAELANEIKKIMPDFKISYQPDFRQSIADSWPASIDDSKAKEDWGLSYEFDIKMMTEEMIKNLKIKLGKS, encoded by the coding sequence ATGGAAAGTAAAAATGAAAAAATACTCATCACAGGAGCTTTAGGGCAAATCGGTACCGAACTTACAGCAAAGTTAGTAGAAATTTACGGTAAAGAGAATGTTATTGCTTCTGGAATTGATAAATGGAGAGAAGGCATTACTACTGCTGGACACTACGAAAGAATAGATGTAACGAACTTTAAACTATTGGAAGATTTTATTAAAGAAAATAAAATTACTACGGTTTATCACTTAGCATCTCTCTTATCTGGAACTTCAGAGAAACAACCACTTTTTGCTTGGAAGCTCAATCTAGAACCACTACTTCACCTCTGCGAATTAGCAAAAGAAGGCTATTTAAAAAAGATATTTTGGCCAAGCTCCATTGCCGTATTTGGTAAAGGCATTCCAAAGCACAATGTTGGGCAAGATGTGGTACTTAACCCTACCACTGTGTATGGTATTTCTAAAATGGCTGGAGAGAAATGGTGTGAATATTACCACGATAAATATGGTGTAGATGTGCGTAGTATAAGATACCCGGGTCTTATTTCTTGGAAAGCTCCTGCAGGTGGAGGTACTACCGATTATGCCGTGGAAATATTCTACGAAGCAGTAGAAAAAGGCGAGTACCAATGTTTTATTTCGGAAAATACGGCTATGCCTATGCTCTATATGGACGATGCTATAAACGCTACCATAAAACTAATGCAAGAACCTGCAGAGAACATCAGTGTTTGGGGTTCTTATAATCTAGGAGGTATGTCTTTTACACCCGCAGAACTTGCAAATGAAATTAAAAAGATAATGCCTGATTTCAAAATCTCTTATCAACCCGATTTCAGACAAAGCATCGCCGATTCTTGGCCTGCTTCTATAGACGATAGCAAAGCCAAAGAAGATTGGGGACTTTCCTATGAGTTTGACATCAAAATGATGACCGAAGAAATGATAAAAAACCTGAAAATTAAGCTAGGAAAAAGCTAA
- a CDS encoding GNAT family N-acetyltransferase yields MIRKAQREDIPLIQSLAKQSWNSHYIGIISQEQIDYMLGMMYSDEELNQHFDNPQYHYYLMLNDGVEVGFMGFEIGYEPQTTKLHRLYLLAEAKGKGLGKESIDFLKREVKSHKDKAIILNVNKKNPSFNFYKSQGFEVEQEVVLEVGEGFVMDDYIMKIAIEI; encoded by the coding sequence ATGATTAGAAAAGCCCAAAGGGAAGATATACCATTGATACAAAGTCTTGCAAAGCAGTCGTGGAATAGCCATTATATAGGAATTATCTCGCAAGAGCAGATAGATTATATGTTGGGTATGATGTACTCCGATGAAGAGTTAAACCAACATTTTGATAACCCTCAATATCATTATTATTTGATGTTGAATGATGGTGTAGAGGTAGGATTTATGGGGTTTGAAATAGGCTATGAACCTCAAACCACCAAATTACACAGACTTTATCTTTTAGCGGAGGCTAAAGGAAAAGGGTTAGGAAAGGAGTCAATAGACTTTTTAAAAAGAGAAGTGAAAAGCCATAAGGATAAGGCTATCATATTAAATGTTAATAAGAAAAATCCGTCGTTTAATTTCTATAAAAGTCAAGGGTTTGAGGTAGAGCAGGAAGTGGTGCTGGAAGTAGGCGAGGGCTTTGTGATGGACGATTATATTATGAAAATAGCCATAGAAATTTAA
- a CDS encoding transketolase family protein has translation MKYTYTEKKDTRSGFGAGLAELADKNPNVVALCADLIGSLKMEKFIEKAPERFFQVGIAEANMIGIAAGLSINGKIPFTGTFANFSTSRVYDQIRQSVAYSGKNVKICASHAGLTLGEDGATHQVLEDIGMMKMLPGMVVINPCDYNQTKAATIAIADYNGPVYLRFGRPAVPVFMPEDMPFEIGKGILLQEGKDVTIVATGHLVWESLVAAEELEKEGISCEVINIHTIKPLDEEIILKSVKKTGKIVTAEEHNYLGGLGESVAGLLARKHPTRQEFVAVNDTFGESATPAELMKKYGIDAEAVKKAVKKLMQ, from the coding sequence ATGAAATATACTTATACCGAAAAAAAAGATACAAGAAGTGGCTTTGGTGCTGGACTAGCAGAACTTGCTGACAAAAACCCAAATGTAGTAGCACTTTGTGCCGACCTTATCGGCTCTCTAAAAATGGAGAAGTTTATAGAGAAAGCTCCAGAAAGATTTTTCCAAGTAGGCATCGCTGAAGCAAATATGATAGGCATCGCTGCAGGGCTTAGCATCAATGGTAAAATACCGTTTACAGGTACTTTTGCTAACTTTTCTACTTCTAGAGTTTACGACCAAATTCGTCAATCTGTGGCTTACTCTGGTAAAAATGTTAAGATATGTGCATCTCACGCAGGGCTTACCTTAGGAGAAGACGGTGCAACCCACCAAGTGTTAGAAGATATTGGTATGATGAAAATGTTGCCAGGTATGGTAGTTATCAACCCGTGCGACTATAACCAAACTAAAGCGGCTACCATTGCCATTGCAGACTATAACGGTCCTGTCTATTTAAGATTCGGAAGACCTGCTGTACCTGTGTTTATGCCAGAAGATATGCCTTTTGAAATCGGTAAAGGGATTTTGTTGCAAGAAGGTAAAGATGTAACCATTGTAGCAACAGGACATTTGGTTTGGGAGTCTCTAGTAGCTGCAGAAGAACTAGAGAAAGAAGGTATCTCTTGCGAAGTTATCAATATCCACACGATTAAACCTTTGGACGAGGAAATCATTTTAAAATCTGTAAAGAAAACAGGAAAGATTGTAACGGCAGAAGAACATAACTACCTTGGAGGACTTGGCGAGTCTGTAGCAGGACTACTTGCAAGAAAGCACCCTACAAGACAAGAATTTGTTGCCGTAAACGATACCTTCGGTGAGTCTGCCACACCAGCCGAGCTGATGAAAAAATACGGAATAGATGCAGAAGCTGTGAAAAAAGCAGTGAAAAAACTAATGCAATAG
- a CDS encoding transketolase — MAKSVEELKHLTTQIRRDILRMVHAVNSGHPGGSLGCVEYFTALYGKVMNYSLPFKMEGKNEDLFFLSNGHISPVYYSTLARFNFFPVEELATFRKLDTRLQGHPTTHEGLPGVRIASGSLGQGLSVAVGAALGKKLNGDKGIVFSLHGDGELQEGQIWEALMYASHNKVDNLIATIDYNNRQIDGDVSDVLSLGNLKAKLEAFDWQVLEVKEGNNLEAVIATLEEAKAQTGKGKPIAIIMHTEMGNGVDFMMGTHAWHGKAPNDEQLEKALAQLSTDNLADY, encoded by the coding sequence ATGGCAAAATCAGTAGAAGAATTAAAACATCTCACCACACAAATCAGAAGAGATATTTTGAGAATGGTACACGCAGTAAACTCTGGACACCCAGGTGGCTCTTTGGGTTGTGTAGAATACTTTACAGCTCTTTACGGAAAGGTAATGAACTACTCGCTACCATTTAAAATGGAGGGCAAAAACGAAGATTTATTCTTCCTTTCTAATGGGCATATTTCTCCTGTGTATTACAGTACACTTGCTAGATTCAACTTCTTTCCAGTAGAAGAATTGGCTACTTTCAGAAAACTAGACACTAGATTACAAGGACACCCTACCACACACGAAGGTTTACCTGGAGTGAGAATTGCTTCTGGTTCTCTAGGGCAAGGGCTTTCTGTAGCTGTAGGTGCAGCTCTAGGTAAAAAGCTAAATGGTGATAAAGGTATTGTATTCTCTCTACACGGCGATGGAGAATTACAAGAAGGGCAAATTTGGGAAGCTCTTATGTACGCTAGCCATAATAAAGTAGATAACCTAATTGCAACCATAGACTACAACAACCGACAAATAGACGGTGATGTATCTGATGTACTTTCTTTAGGGAATTTAAAAGCTAAATTAGAAGCCTTTGATTGGCAAGTATTGGAAGTTAAAGAAGGTAACAACCTAGAAGCTGTAATTGCGACACTAGAAGAAGCTAAAGCACAAACAGGAAAAGGAAAACCTATCGCTATCATTATGCATACTGAAATGGGTAACGGAGTAGATTTTATGATGGGAACTCACGCTTGGCACGGTAAGGCTCCTAATGACGAGCAACTAGAAAAAGCCCTTGCTCAACTTTCTACAGATAATTTAGCTGATTATTAA
- a CDS encoding sodium:solute symporter, whose product MSPILLLGIIIAYFGILLWVAYRTGKGSNNDSFFIGNRSSNWVLVAFGMIGTSLSGVTFVSVPGQVGKDSFHYLQVTIGYLIGYIVIAYVLLPLYYRLKLTSIYGYLQQRMGALSYKSGASIFIVSRLVGATARLYLVVNILQMTILDSLGVPFIVTTLIILVMIILYTYEGGVKTIVWTDTLQTTGMLLGLIVCTFYMLNHLGLNIADSFTAMSEQGYTKVFDTNVNDKGFFIKQILAGAFITITMTGIDQEMMQKSISVTNLKDSQKNMVTLGFILLGVISLFLYMGGLLHLYGIQENISSTGDQLFPDVALNHMPPFISIIFIIALISALFPSADGAMTALTSSLCIDIFGLKEKNISASEKEKFRKRVHLWVAVSFLIMVLIFKWINDNSMIGLILKLAGFTYGPLLGLFAFGIFTKRTVKDKLVPYICIAAPILSFLIDKYQSLVFGDFQIGLELLIINGLLTFVGLWFISSKKQSFQ is encoded by the coding sequence ATGTCGCCAATTCTCTTACTAGGAATTATTATTGCCTATTTTGGCATTCTGCTATGGGTAGCTTATAGAACGGGTAAAGGAAGTAATAATGATAGTTTTTTTATAGGCAATAGGAGTAGTAATTGGGTTTTGGTAGCATTCGGTATGATAGGGACTTCTCTCTCTGGAGTTACCTTTGTAAGTGTACCTGGACAGGTGGGAAAAGACAGCTTCCACTACCTACAAGTTACCATAGGATACCTCATAGGATACATTGTAATTGCGTATGTCTTATTACCTCTTTATTACAGACTAAAACTGACCTCCATCTACGGATACCTTCAGCAGAGAATGGGAGCTTTATCTTATAAATCAGGAGCTTCTATTTTTATTGTATCTCGTTTAGTAGGTGCTACGGCTAGGCTTTATTTAGTGGTAAATATTTTACAAATGACTATCTTGGATAGCCTTGGCGTTCCTTTTATTGTAACTACGCTCATTATTTTGGTAATGATTATCCTCTACACCTACGAAGGCGGCGTAAAAACCATCGTATGGACGGACACTCTGCAAACCACAGGAATGCTTTTAGGACTGATTGTCTGTACTTTCTATATGCTTAATCATTTAGGACTGAATATCGCAGATAGCTTTACCGCAATGAGTGAACAAGGTTATACTAAAGTATTTGACACCAATGTTAATGATAAAGGGTTCTTCATTAAACAAATCTTAGCAGGAGCCTTCATTACCATTACAATGACAGGAATTGACCAAGAAATGATGCAAAAATCTATCTCGGTAACCAACCTAAAAGACAGTCAGAAAAATATGGTAACTCTAGGGTTTATCTTGCTAGGTGTTATTTCATTATTCCTTTACATGGGTGGGCTATTACATCTTTATGGCATACAAGAGAATATTTCTAGCACTGGAGACCAGCTATTTCCAGATGTGGCTCTTAATCATATGCCGCCATTTATTTCTATTATTTTCATTATTGCTCTTATTTCCGCCCTATTTCCTAGTGCTGATGGAGCTATGACAGCACTGACTTCATCTCTTTGTATTGATATATTTGGACTGAAAGAAAAAAATATCTCCGCTTCCGAAAAAGAAAAATTTAGAAAGAGAGTACACCTTTGGGTGGCAGTATCATTTTTAATAATGGTACTCATTTTTAAATGGATTAACGATAATTCTATGATAGGGCTTATCCTTAAATTAGCAGGATTTACCTATGGACCTCTACTTGGGCTTTTCGCTTTTGGGATTTTCACTAAAAGAACGGTTAAAGATAAGCTAGTGCCTTACATCTGTATCGCCGCTCCTATCTTATCATTTTTAATAGATAAATATCAAAGTCTTGTTTTTGGAGATTTCCAAATCGGGTTAGAATTACTTATCATCAACGGATTGCTTACCTTTGTAGGACTTTGGTTTATCAGTAGTAAAAAACAATCATTTCAATAA
- the hemN gene encoding oxygen-independent coproporphyrinogen III oxidase, with protein sequence MNSLIDKYNIPGPRYTSYPTVPYWEEESFSHQSWEHTVIKSFKESKDEGISIYIHLPFCEQLCTFCACHKRITKQHSVETPYLQSVIKEWQLYLALFDEKPKIKELHLGGGTPTFFSPENLKILIEEILSGGTIAEKPEFSFEGHPNNTTREHLQVLYDLGFRRVSFGVQDYDEKVQKAINRVQPFENVEKVTQWAREIGYESVSHDLVFGLPFHTWEKMEYTIRKTMTLKPDRLAFYSYAHVPWIKGVGQRGFDENDLPSGEEKRKLYENGKQLLEELGYKEIGMDHFSLEHDDLYQSMLNKKIHRNFMGYTSGKTQLMVGLGMSAISDSWYAFAQNEKTVEAYQQRVEKGEIPVFRGHILTDEDLKIRRHILNIMCQLETSWTDATAFPELETTIEKLKEMEADGLVEISENKIRITEAGKAFTRNVAMTFDLRMLRKAPETRIFSMTV encoded by the coding sequence ATGAATTCACTAATAGATAAATATAATATACCAGGTCCTAGATATACTTCATATCCCACAGTACCTTACTGGGAAGAAGAGAGTTTTTCTCATCAATCTTGGGAACACACGGTAATAAAATCATTTAAGGAGTCTAAAGACGAAGGAATTTCTATCTACATACATTTGCCATTTTGTGAGCAATTATGTACCTTTTGTGCCTGTCATAAAAGGATTACAAAGCAACATTCTGTAGAAACACCTTATTTGCAGTCGGTGATTAAAGAGTGGCAACTGTACTTGGCTCTTTTTGATGAAAAACCTAAAATTAAGGAACTACATTTAGGTGGAGGCACGCCTACTTTTTTCTCGCCTGAAAACTTGAAAATATTGATAGAGGAAATTCTTTCAGGTGGAACAATAGCAGAAAAGCCCGAATTTTCTTTTGAAGGACACCCTAACAATACCACTAGAGAGCATTTGCAAGTGCTTTACGATTTAGGATTTAGAAGGGTGAGTTTTGGGGTGCAAGATTATGATGAAAAAGTACAAAAAGCCATCAATAGAGTTCAGCCTTTTGAGAATGTAGAAAAAGTAACCCAGTGGGCTAGAGAAATAGGCTACGAAAGTGTTTCTCACGATTTAGTTTTTGGGCTTCCGTTCCATACTTGGGAAAAAATGGAATATACCATAAGAAAAACAATGACTTTGAAACCCGATAGACTAGCATTTTATTCTTACGCTCATGTGCCTTGGATTAAAGGAGTAGGGCAGAGAGGTTTTGATGAGAATGACCTTCCATCAGGCGAAGAAAAAAGAAAACTCTACGAGAATGGAAAACAGCTTTTGGAAGAGTTAGGCTACAAAGAGATAGGAATGGACCATTTCTCACTAGAGCACGATGACCTTTATCAATCGATGCTTAACAAGAAAATTCATAGGAATTTTATGGGTTATACTTCAGGGAAAACTCAACTTATGGTAGGTTTGGGTATGAGTGCTATTTCTGACTCTTGGTATGCTTTTGCTCAAAATGAAAAGACGGTAGAAGCCTATCAGCAACGAGTAGAGAAAGGAGAAATCCCAGTGTTTAGAGGGCATATCCTAACCGATGAAGATTTGAAAATCCGTCGTCATATACTCAATATTATGTGTCAGCTAGAGACTTCTTGGACGGATGCAACGGCTTTTCCAGAGCTAGAAACTACCATAGAGAAACTTAAAGAGATGGAGGCAGATGGTCTTGTGGAAATATCAGAAAATAAAATCAGAATTACAGAAGCTGGTAAGGCATTCACACGAAATGTAGCGATGACTTTTGATTTGAGAATGTTAAGAAAAGCTCCAGAAACTAGAATTTTTTCTATGACTGTTTAG